Sequence from the Streptomyces sp. NBC_01408 genome:
GGTATCACGTCGAGGTTGAGTGCGGATATGTCGGGCATTCGTCATCCCTCTGCTCGGCCTGGCTGTTGCTTTCGGGCAGCGCGAACTCCGCCCTGCCACGGGCGCATCGCGCTGGGGTTCGTGGGTTTCGTGAAGCGACTGGAAGCAGCCGACACCAGATAAGAGACGGGATCCGGCCGTCACACTCCACGGGAGTTCGAGTATTTTTCCGGAGCGCCCACCTCCGGCCGGCGGGGCCCTTCCTGACCGGTCCTGACGGGTCCGCGTGACGTGCCCGGGAACGCGTCCGGCCCGGTCAGCGGCCCCGGGGAAGGGGCGGGCCGACCGGGCCGGACGCGGAGCTCAGCGGCCTTCGGAGAACAGCTGCCGGGCCGTCTTGGCCACCAGGTCGGGGCGCTCCTCGTGCAGGTAGTGCCCGCAGTCGGCGACCACTTCGACCCGCAGGTCGTCGGCGTGCCGCCCGCCGCCCGAGAGGACGCTCGGCGGCAGCATGAAGTCACGGGTTCCCGCCATGATCACCGTCGGCGTGGTCAGCCGGTACTTCTTGAAGCTGCCGAGGAGCAGTTTCGCGATGTCCCGCAGCGCGAAGGCCCGGTGCAGCGCCTCACCGGCCCGGGCCCGGTCCGGCTCCTGGCTGGAGCGGACGAACTCGTCCATCACCTCGGGCTCCCAGACCACCGCGTCCGCGACCCCCTTGCGCATCAGGTACCGGGTGAACGCCGGCCGGTTGCGCAGCATCCAGCGGCCCAGCAGCGGCTGTTCCAGCACCGCCGTGTACCAGAACCGCCAGGACTGCGGCATCAGGCGGCGGTGCAGCGGCCACGGGTGCAGCATGTTCAGCGCGAGGAAGTGGCTGAACCGCTCCGGGGCCCGCAGGCAGAGGTGGAAGCCGGTCCACGCGCCCCAGTCGTGTCCGATGAGAGCGGCCCGCTCCAGTCCGAGGGCGTCCATCAGGGCGAGTACGTCGGCCACCCGGCTGTCGGTGTCGTAGCCCCGGGCCGGCGCGTCGGACCAGCCGAAGCCCCGCAGGTCCACGCAGATCAGCCGGTGGTCGCCGGACAGCAGCGGGATCAGCCGCCGCCATCCGTACCAGTGCTGCGGGAACCCGTGGAGCAGGACCACGGGCTTCCCCTCGCCCGCCTCCGCGATGTGCAGCCGCACACCCCGGACCTCGGCGTAGTGGTGGCGGACGCCTTCGAGTTCGGGCATCGGCGGTGTGCGGTCCTGCATGGCAACTCCCAGGATCGGGTGGTCGGGTGGTCGGGTCGCTCGTCAGGAGTCGGCGACCGCGCCAGACGTTCCGCGGGGAAATGTGGGAGAACTCATCGGAACCTTTCGCGGCGCCGCGCCCACGGTCAGCGGGTCGCGCAGAGCTCCGCGACCAGCTGGGCCGTGAGGGCGGTCTGCGCACCGTTCAGGCGCGGATCGCACGCCGTCTCGTAGCGCAGCGGAAGGTCGCCTTCCGCAACTCCCGGTGCGCCGCCCACGCATTCGGTGACATCGGCCGGCGTGGCCTCCAGGTGGATCCCGCCGGGCCAGCCGCGCGCCGTGCGCACCGCGGCGAAGAACCCGCGGATCTCCTCGCCCACCACGTCCACGTGCCGGGTCTTGTGGCCCGTACCGCTGGTGTACGTGTTGCCGTGGACCGGGTCGCACACCCAGACCACGGGGTGCCCGAGCCGGGCGACCGTCTCCACCAGGGGAGGCAGTACGGAGCGCACCGCGTCCGCGCCCATCCGGGAGATGAGGACCAGCCGTCCCGGCTGGTGGTCCGGGTCGAGCCGGGCGCACAGCTCGGCCAGCTGCCCCGGGTCGGTGCCCGGGCCGACCTTCACCCCGACCGGGTTGGCCACGCCCGCCAGGAACCGTACGTGCGCGCCGTCCGGCTCGCAGGTGCGCGCTCCGATCCACGGCAGGTGGGTGGAGGTCAGGCACCAGCTGCCGGTCACCGGATCGCGGCGCACCAGCGGCTCCTCGTAGTCGAGCAGCAGCGCCTCGTGGCTGGTCCACACGGCGGGGGCGCCGCCGGCCGCCGAGTCCTGCATGGCCATGCCCGACTCGGCGAGCTCGCGCAGCAGGGCCAGCACGTCGCGGGCGTGGGCGTGGCCCCGTAGCAGCCGCATCGCGTCGGGTACGCGGGCGGCCGGATCGGGCGCCGGGTCGTTGACCAGGTGCCCGCGGAAGGAGGGCAGTACGAGGTCACCGACCCGTTCGGTGGGCGAGGAGCGCGGCTTGGCGTACTGGCCGGCGATCCGGCCGATCGGGATCACCGGCCGGTGCAGGGCGCGGCCGACGGTCCGGGCGGTGCTGTGCAGCAGGTCGACCCGGGCGGCGGTGCCGGCGAAGGTGGGCGTCTCGAAGGTTTCCGCGCAGTCGCCCAGCTGCACCACGAAGGCCTCGGCGTGCGCGGCCCGGGCGAGCGCCTGGCGCAGGTCCAGGACCTCGCTGGGCTGGACGAGCGGTGCGGTGCCGGCGAGGCGGGCCCGGACCCGGCGCAGCAGGGCGTGGTCGGGCCAGTCGGGCTGCTGGGCGGCAGGATGCAGACGCCAGTCGGACGGCGTCCAGTCCGCCGGCCGCGGCGGGGCGAGCAGGGTGGGTGCGTGCATGACGGGATGACCTCCGTGATGGGTGATGCGGGCGGGGTACGGGGCAGATCGCGGCCCTAGGCAGTGTCTTCAAATGGCTCTGATGGGGGATCATGTGTTGCATGGTGCGTCGTCACGAGCTGTCGGATCTGGAGTGGGAAGCGTTGTCCGCGTTGTTGCCGCGGTCGTCGTCGGGGCGGCCGCGGCTGGACGACCGGCGGGTGCTGAACGGGATCGTGTGGAAGCTGCGGACGGGGTCGGCGTGGCGTGATGTGCCGGAGCGGTACGGGTCCTGGCGGACCCTGTACACGCGTTTCCGCAGGTGGGCGCTGGACGGGACGTTCACGCGGATGCTGGCCGCGGTCCAGGCGGAGAAGGACGCGGCCGGTGACGTCGACTGGCTGGTGTCGGTCGACTCCACGGTCGCGCGGGCCCATCAGCATGCTGCGGGCGCCCGTAAAAAGGGGCGGAGCAGGGGGACGAAGTATGTGATCACGCCCTCGGACGATCCCGAGGCGGACTGACCACGAAAATCCACCTGGCCTGCGATGGTCGCGGCCGGCCGCTCGGCTTCGTCCTCACCGGCGGCAACGCAGCCGACTGCACCCGCTTCGAGGACGTCATGGACACCATCCAGGTCCGCCGGGCCGGGCCCGGACGGCCCCGAACCCGCCCGGACCACGTCCTGGGCGACAAGGGCTACAGCTCCCGCAAGATACGCGCCTACCTGCGCAAACGCGGGATCGGCCACACCATTCCCGAACGCCGCGACCAGAGGACCAACCGATCCCGCAGAGGCCGCGACGGAGGCAGACCGTGCGCCTTCGACAAGGAGCTCTACAAGAAACGCAACGTCGTCGAACGCTGCTTCAACCGCCTCAAGCAGTACCGCGCGATCGCCACTCGCTACGACAAAACCCGCGAGTCCTACCAGGCAGCCGTCACCATCGCGTCCCTGATTCTCTGGCTCAAACCCCTTTGAAGACACTGCCTAGTGCTGTGGCTGTGGCACGGCCCAGCACAGGACGCCCTGCGGGAGCCGCCGTACGCTCACGCGCATCCGCAGCTCGGGACGGCTCGTCGCATGGGCCAGGTATCCGTCGGCGTCGGCCGTGAGGCGCAGGTCGCGCAGGCCGATCAGGTCGGGGCCGAGGAGCGGGCTGAGTGCCTTGAAGGCGGCTTCCTTGGCGGAGTACATCGCGAGCAGCCGCTGCTGGGCCGCGTCACCGGCCTGCTGGAGCACGGCGGTCTCGGCTCCGCGCAGCACCAGGTGGGCCGCTTCCAGGGGCAGGCCGGTCAGTTCGACGTC
This genomic interval carries:
- a CDS encoding IS5 family transposase (programmed frameshift): MVRRHELSDLEWEALSALLPRSSSGRPRLDDRRVLNGIVWKLRTGSAWRDVPERYGSWRTLYTRFRRWALDGTFTRMLAAVQAEKDAAGDVDWLVSVDSTVARAHQHAAGARKKGPEQGDEVCDHALGRSRGGLTTKIHLACDGRGRPLGFVLTGGNAADCTRFEDVMDTIQVRRAGPGRPRTRPDHVLGDKGYSSRKIRAYLRKRGIGHTIPERRDQRTNRSRRGRDGGRPCAFDKELYKKRNVVERCFNRLKQYRAIATRYDKTRESYQAAVTIASLILWLKPL
- a CDS encoding alpha/beta fold hydrolase produces the protein MQDRTPPMPELEGVRHHYAEVRGVRLHIAEAGEGKPVVLLHGFPQHWYGWRRLIPLLSGDHRLICVDLRGFGWSDAPARGYDTDSRVADVLALMDALGLERAALIGHDWGAWTGFHLCLRAPERFSHFLALNMLHPWPLHRRLMPQSWRFWYTAVLEQPLLGRWMLRNRPAFTRYLMRKGVADAVVWEPEVMDEFVRSSQEPDRARAGEALHRAFALRDIAKLLLGSFKKYRLTTPTVIMAGTRDFMLPPSVLSGGGRHADDLRVEVVADCGHYLHEERPDLVAKTARQLFSEGR
- a CDS encoding 3-deoxy-7-phosphoheptulonate synthase — protein: MHAPTLLAPPRPADWTPSDWRLHPAAQQPDWPDHALLRRVRARLAGTAPLVQPSEVLDLRQALARAAHAEAFVVQLGDCAETFETPTFAGTAARVDLLHSTARTVGRALHRPVIPIGRIAGQYAKPRSSPTERVGDLVLPSFRGHLVNDPAPDPAARVPDAMRLLRGHAHARDVLALLRELAESGMAMQDSAAGGAPAVWTSHEALLLDYEEPLVRRDPVTGSWCLTSTHLPWIGARTCEPDGAHVRFLAGVANPVGVKVGPGTDPGQLAELCARLDPDHQPGRLVLISRMGADAVRSVLPPLVETVARLGHPVVWVCDPVHGNTYTSGTGHKTRHVDVVGEEIRGFFAAVRTARGWPGGIHLEATPADVTECVGGAPGVAEGDLPLRYETACDPRLNGAQTALTAQLVAELCATR